CGGGCTTGCCCCGCGAAGACGTCATCACCGATCAGTGATGCTTGCGCGGCACCGGCTTGAGCAGTTCATCCGGCGGCATCTCGCACTTGATCTTGCGCCCCAGCAGCTCCTCGATCGCCGGCAGCTGATACGAGTCATCCTCCCCGGCAAAGCTGATCGACACACCGCTGGTGCCGGCACGGCCAGTACGGCCGATACGGTGCACGTAATCGTCCGGGTCTTCCGGCAAGGTGAAGTTGATCACGTGGCTGATGCCATCGATGTGAATACCACGCCCTGCCACGTCGGTGGCCACCAGCACGGTAATCCGGCCTTCGCGGAAGCTTTCCAGGGTACGAATGCGCTTGTGCTGCGGCACGTCGCCCGACAGCTGAGCGGCGTTGATGCCGTCGCGCACCAGCTTCTCTTCGATGCGTCGCACCTCGTCCTTGCGGTTGGCGAACACCATCACCCGTTCCCACTTGTGCTGGGTCACCAGGTTGTACAGCAGCTTGTATTTGTCGCTGCCGGCCACCGCATAGACGTGCTGCTCGACCGTCTCGCTGGCGACGTTTTCGGGTTCGATCTCGACGATGGCTGGGTCGGTGGTCCACTGCTTGGCCAGGTTCATCACGTCATCAGTGAAGGTGGCGGAGAACAGCAGCGTCTGGCGTTCGCTTTTCGGTGGGGTCTGGCGAATGATCTGACGTACTTGCGGAATGAAGCCCATGTCGAGCATGCGGTCGGCTTCGTCCAGCACCATCACCTCGACCATGTCCAGGTGCACTTCGCTGCGCTGGTTGAAGTCCAGCAGGCGGCCTGGGGTAGCAACCAGAATGTCGCAATGGCGTGCTTCCAGTGCCTTGAGCTGCTTGTCGAAGTCCATGCCGCCGACAAAGCTCATGACGTTCAGGCCGGTGTACTTGGTCAGGGCTTCGGCGTCCTTGGCGATCTGCACCACCAGTTCGCGGGTCGGCGCGATGATCAGCGCGCGTGGCTCGCCCATGAAGCGTTCCTTGGGCGGAGGCGTCTGCTGCAGCTGGGAAATGATCGAGATGAGGAACGCGGCGGTCTTGCCGGTGCCGGTCTGGGCCCGGCCGATGGCGTCCTGGCCGCGCAGGGTGTAACCCAGTACTTGCGCCTGGATCGGCGTGCAGTAGGGGAAGCCCAGGTCGTGGATCGCGTGCATCACTTCGTTGGACAGCTTGAAGTCGTGGAAGCGGGTTTTGCCTTCCTGCGGCTCGACCACGAAATCTTCCGGCTTCCACAGGCTGGCCTGTGGTTTGGGCTTGCGCTCGCGACGCGGTTTTTCCTTGGCCGGTTTGTCGGCGGCGGCAGGCGCTTGGGCCTCGGGGGTGGCGTTGGCGCGTTGTGGGGCCGGCTGAGGCGCTGGCTGAGACTCAGGTTGAGCCTCAGCCGCGGGAGCAGGCGCGGGCGTTTTCACGCTGGCAGCGGGATCGACGGCCTGAGGCGCGGCGTCTCCTTTGCCGAATATTTTTTTGAGTGCCTTGAGCACGATCGTCTCATCAACTGGTTAAGGAATGTACGCCGGGCAGTGTAAAGCAAGAACCGGACACGGCGTAGCGGAATACGCCCACAACGATGGGCGAGCCTGGCTTATTGCAATTGCTTGCTCAACCAGTCGTGGATATCGCTCAGTTCCTCGATGGCCACTTCATGCTCCATCGGGTACTCGTGCCATTGGGCGGCAACACCCCAGGTATTGAGGTATTCGAAGGCGGTGCGGCCCATGGCCGGGATCACCACCGAGTCGTGTACACCATGCAGGCACAAGGCCGGGGTGCGTTGCTGGCAGGCCTTGAGCTCGTGGTCATCGTTGAAGGTCGGGGCATAGGTGGACAGCGCGATCACACCCCCCAGGGCTTCCTGCCACTTTATATAAGCCGTGTGCAGTACCACCGCGCCCCCTTGGGAGAAACCGGCCAGGAAGATCCGCGCCAGGTTGATGCCTTTGGCCTGCTCGGCCTTGATCAGGGCAATGACTTGTTCGGCCGATTCCTCCAGCTGCGCCTCGTCGATGGCGCGCGCCGGGGTCATGGCCTTGATGTCATACCAGCTGGGCATGGCATAGCCGCCATTGATGGTGACGGGGCGGGTAGGGGCCTGGGGCATGATGAAGCGGGTGCTGAGCAGTCGTTCCTGCATGAATTCGGCAACCGGTAGGAAGTCGTAACGGTCGGCGCCCAGGCCGTGCAACCAGATCACACAGGCGTCAGCGGTTTTCTGCGGTTCGAGAATCAGCGGGTTGGTCATGACTGCTCCGAAAATGTGCGGGTCTTGTTATGGCGTGCGTAAAAAGAAGGCGCAGGGAATGATTGTCGGAAAAAGAATGTCGCAACGATACAACTTTCCCTACTTGACGAGCACTTAAACGCTTAAGCCGTCAACTGTGGTACGCCCTTTGCTATTAATCATTCGATGCAAGGGACAGGCCGTGACGGTAACACCCTTTGCAAGCGAAGGCTGTCATAGAACAGCCCATTGCGCCAATTGACCCAATAACAAGCCAACACGGGTCGGATACGCCTCAAAAGGGTGCGGTGCAATTCCGGCTCGGTACAACAAGAGCGATTTGGAGGTTGTGAATGAAGATGCTGAAAACCACCCTGGCAGTCCTGACCGCTGCCGCTGCACTGGGCGCCGTGACGACCGCCCAGGCCGGCGCCACGCTCGATGCGGTAATGAAGAAGGGCTTCGTCCAGTGTGGCGTGAGCGACGGCCTTCCAGGCTTCTCGGTACCTGATGCGCAAGGCAAGATCGTCGGTATCGACGCCGATGTCTGCCGCGCCGTCGCCGCTGCGGTATTCGGCGATGCGACCAAGGTCAAGTTCAGCCAGCTCAACGCCAAAGAACGCTTCACAGCCCTGCAGTCCGGCGAAGTCGATGTGCTCTCGCGCAACACCACCTGGACCAGCTCGCGCGACGCCGGCATGGGCCTGGTGTTCGCCGGTGTCACCTACTATGACGGCGTCGGCTTCCTGGTCAACAAGAAGCTGGGGGTTTCCAGCGCCAAGGAGCTTGATGGCGCGACCATCTGCATCCAGGCCGGTACCACCACCGAGCTCAACGTCTCCGACTACTTCCGTGCCAATAACCTCAAGTACACCCCGATCACCTTCGACACCTCCGACGAAAGCGCCAAGTCGCTGGAGTCGGGCCGTTGCGACGTGCTGACCTCGGACAAGTCGCAGCTGTTCGCCCAGCGCTCCAAGCTGGCCGCGCCAACCGACTATGTGGTGCTGCCAGAAACCATCTCCAAAGAGCCGCTGGGCCCGGTGGTGCGCAAGGGCGACGAAGAATGGTTCAGCATCGTCAAGTGGACCCTGTTCGCCATGCTCAACGCCGAAGAGGCGGCAATTACTTCGAAGAACGTCGAGGCTGAAGCCAAGGCTACCAAAAACCCGGACGTCGCCCGCCTGCTCGGCGCGGATGGTGAATACGGCAAAGACCTCAAGCTGCCCAAAGACTGGGTAGTCCAGATCGTCAAGCAAGTCGGCAACTATGGCGAAGTGTTCGAGAAGAACCTGGGCCAGAGCACCGACCTGAAGATCGACCGCGGCATGAACGCCCTGTGGAACAACGGCGGCATCCAGTACGCACCTCCTGTGCGCTGATGGATGCACCCTGCGGCGGCATTCCGCCGCCGCAGGCTGTTCGAATCCCTACTTTTCGGGGCACTTCATGCAAAATCGAATCGGCGCACAAAAGGGGCTATCCCTGAACGATCCGCGTGTGCGCGCGTGGCTGTTCCAGATACTCACGATCGTTTTCGTGGTCGGTCTGGGCTGGTACCTGTTTCACAACACGCAAACCAACCTGCAGCACCGGGGTATCACCTCCGGCTTCGACTTCCTCGATCGCAGTGCCGGCTTTGGCATCGCTCAGCATCTGATCCCTTACGTTGAATCCGACAGCTATGCACGGGTGTTCGTCATTGGTCTGCTCAACACCCTGCTGGTCACGTTCATTGGCGTCATCCTGGCGACGATCCTGGGGTTCATCATCGGTGTGGCGCGCCTGTCACCGAACTGGATGATCAACAAGCTGGCAACCGTGTATGTGGAGACCTTTCGCAACATCCCACCTTTATTGCAGATCCTGTTCTGGTACTTCGCGGTGTTTCTGACCCTGCCGGGGCCGCGGGGCAGCATCAACATCGACGACACGTTCTTCATCAGCAACCGGGGCCTGAACATGCCCGGCGCCTCCATGGCAGATGGTTTCTGGCCGTATGTCATTGCCTTGGCCTTGGCGATCGCGGCCATCGTGGTGATGGTGCGGGTTGCCAACAAACGCTTCAACGAGACGGGCAAGCCGTTTCATACGTTTTGGGTGGGGTTGGCGCTGTTGTTGGTCATTCCAGGCCTCTGCGTATTGCTGTTTGGCAGCCCGGTGCACTGGGAAGTGCCGCAGTTGAAGGGCTTCAACTTCGTTGGCGGTTGGGTGCTGATTCCCGAATTGCTGGCACTGACCTTGGCGTTGACGATCTATACCGCAGCGTTCATCGCCGAAATCGTGCGCTCGGGCATTCGTTCGGTCAGCCATGGCCAGACCGAAGCTGCGCGTTCGCTCGGCCTGCGTGAGGGGCCGACCTTGCGCAAGGTGATCATCCCCCAGGCACTGCGGGTGATCATTCCGCCGCTGACCAGCCAGTACCTGAACCTTGCGAAAAACTCGTCGCTGGCAGCCGGTATCGGCTACCCGGAGATGGTGTCGCTGTTCGCCGGTACCGTGCTCAACCAGACCGGCCAGGCTATCGAGGTGATTGCCATCACCATGAGTGTCTATCTCGCCATCAGCATCAGCATTTCGCTGCTGATGAACTGGTACAACAAGCGCATTGCGCTGATCGAGCGGTGAGGATACGCCCGTGAATGCTCATGTTTTCAAACCTGACATGCCGCCTCCGGTGAAAACCGTCGGCGCGCTCGCATGGATGCGTGCCAACCTGTTCTCCAGCTGGCTCAATACCCTGCTGACCCTGTTCGCCATTTATTTGGTATGGCTGATCGTGCCGCCCTTGCTGCAGTGGGCGCTGATCGATGCCAACTGGGTCGGCAGCACTCGCGCGGACTGCACCAAGGAGGGCGCCTGCTGGGTGTTCGTGCAGCAGCGCTTCGGCCAGTTCATGTACGGCTATTACCCGACGGAACTGCGCTGGCGCGTGGACCTGACCGTGTGGCTAGCCGTGCTTGGCGCCGCGCCGCTGTTCATCAAGCGCTTCCCGCGCAAGGCCGTTTATGGCGTGGGTTTCCTGGTGCTGTACCCGGTCCTTGCCTACACGCTGCTGCACGGCGGCTACCTGAGCCTGGAAAGCGTGCCGACCAGCCAGTGGGGCGGGCTGATGCTGACCCTGGTGATTGCCACTGTGGGTATCGTCGGCGCCTTGCCGCTGGGTGTTTTGCTGGCCCTTGGGCGCCGTTCGCGGATGCCGGCGGTGAAGGTGGTGTGCGTGACCTTCATCGAGTTCTGGCGCGGCGTGCCGCTGATCACCGTGCTGTTCATGTCGTCGGTGATGCTGCCGTTGTTCCTGCCCGAAGGCATGAGCTTCGACAAGCTGCTGCGGGCGATGATCGGCGTGATCCTGTTCCAGTCGGCGTACATCGCCGAGGTGGTGCGCGGTGGCCTGCAGGCCATCCCCAAGGGGCAATACGAAGCGGCTGCAGCGATGGGCCTGGGCTACTGGCGCGCAATGGGCCTGGTGATCCTGCCCCAGGCGCTGAAGCTGGTGATCCCCGGCATCGTCAACACCTTCATCGCCCTCTTCAAGGACACCAGCCTGGTGATCATCATCGGCCTGTTCGACCTGCTCAACAGCGTCAAGCAAGCCGCCGCCGACCCGGCCTGGCTGGGCATGGCCACCGAGGGCTACGTGTTCGCCGCCCTGGTGTTCTGGATTTTCTGTTTCGGTATGTCCCGCTACTCCATGCACTTGGAGCGCAAGCTGGACACTGGCCACAAGCGTTAGGAGTTTCGAAATGAGTGAAGCGATCAAGCAGCCTGCTGGCCCCGAAGGCATCATCCAAATGCAGGGTGTGAATAAATGGTACGGCCAGTTCCATGTGCTCAAGGACATCAACCTGAACGTGCGTCAGGGTGAGCGTATCGTCTTGTGCGGGCCGTCCGGCTCGGGCAAGTCGACGACCATCCGTTGCCTCAATCGGCTGGAGGAGCACCAGCAAGGGCGCATCGTCGTCGATGGCGTAGAGCTGACCAACGACCTCAAGCAGATCGAGGCGATTCGCCGGGAGGTGGGCATGGTGTTTCAGCACTTCAACC
The sequence above is drawn from the Pseudomonas putida genome and encodes:
- a CDS encoding amino acid ABC transporter permease; the encoded protein is MNAHVFKPDMPPPVKTVGALAWMRANLFSSWLNTLLTLFAIYLVWLIVPPLLQWALIDANWVGSTRADCTKEGACWVFVQQRFGQFMYGYYPTELRWRVDLTVWLAVLGAAPLFIKRFPRKAVYGVGFLVLYPVLAYTLLHGGYLSLESVPTSQWGGLMLTLVIATVGIVGALPLGVLLALGRRSRMPAVKVVCVTFIEFWRGVPLITVLFMSSVMLPLFLPEGMSFDKLLRAMIGVILFQSAYIAEVVRGGLQAIPKGQYEAAAAMGLGYWRAMGLVILPQALKLVIPGIVNTFIALFKDTSLVIIIGLFDLLNSVKQAAADPAWLGMATEGYVFAALVFWIFCFGMSRYSMHLERKLDTGHKR
- a CDS encoding amino acid ABC transporter permease translates to MQNRIGAQKGLSLNDPRVRAWLFQILTIVFVVGLGWYLFHNTQTNLQHRGITSGFDFLDRSAGFGIAQHLIPYVESDSYARVFVIGLLNTLLVTFIGVILATILGFIIGVARLSPNWMINKLATVYVETFRNIPPLLQILFWYFAVFLTLPGPRGSINIDDTFFISNRGLNMPGASMADGFWPYVIALALAIAAIVVMVRVANKRFNETGKPFHTFWVGLALLLVIPGLCVLLFGSPVHWEVPQLKGFNFVGGWVLIPELLALTLALTIYTAAFIAEIVRSGIRSVSHGQTEAARSLGLREGPTLRKVIIPQALRVIIPPLTSQYLNLAKNSSLAAGIGYPEMVSLFAGTVLNQTGQAIEVIAITMSVYLAISISISLLMNWYNKRIALIER
- a CDS encoding amino acid ABC transporter substrate-binding protein: MKMLKTTLAVLTAAAALGAVTTAQAGATLDAVMKKGFVQCGVSDGLPGFSVPDAQGKIVGIDADVCRAVAAAVFGDATKVKFSQLNAKERFTALQSGEVDVLSRNTTWTSSRDAGMGLVFAGVTYYDGVGFLVNKKLGVSSAKELDGATICIQAGTTTELNVSDYFRANNLKYTPITFDTSDESAKSLESGRCDVLTSDKSQLFAQRSKLAAPTDYVVLPETISKEPLGPVVRKGDEEWFSIVKWTLFAMLNAEEAAITSKNVEAEAKATKNPDVARLLGADGEYGKDLKLPKDWVVQIVKQVGNYGEVFEKNLGQSTDLKIDRGMNALWNNGGIQYAPPVR
- the rhlB gene encoding ATP-dependent RNA helicase RhlB; the encoded protein is MLKALKKIFGKGDAAPQAVDPAASVKTPAPAPAAEAQPESQPAPQPAPQRANATPEAQAPAAADKPAKEKPRRERKPKPQASLWKPEDFVVEPQEGKTRFHDFKLSNEVMHAIHDLGFPYCTPIQAQVLGYTLRGQDAIGRAQTGTGKTAAFLISIISQLQQTPPPKERFMGEPRALIIAPTRELVVQIAKDAEALTKYTGLNVMSFVGGMDFDKQLKALEARHCDILVATPGRLLDFNQRSEVHLDMVEVMVLDEADRMLDMGFIPQVRQIIRQTPPKSERQTLLFSATFTDDVMNLAKQWTTDPAIVEIEPENVASETVEQHVYAVAGSDKYKLLYNLVTQHKWERVMVFANRKDEVRRIEEKLVRDGINAAQLSGDVPQHKRIRTLESFREGRITVLVATDVAGRGIHIDGISHVINFTLPEDPDDYVHRIGRTGRAGTSGVSISFAGEDDSYQLPAIEELLGRKIKCEMPPDELLKPVPRKHH
- a CDS encoding alpha/beta hydrolase; the encoded protein is MTNPLILEPQKTADACVIWLHGLGADRYDFLPVAEFMQERLLSTRFIMPQAPTRPVTINGGYAMPSWYDIKAMTPARAIDEAQLEESAEQVIALIKAEQAKGINLARIFLAGFSQGGAVVLHTAYIKWQEALGGVIALSTYAPTFNDDHELKACQQRTPALCLHGVHDSVVIPAMGRTAFEYLNTWGVAAQWHEYPMEHEVAIEELSDIHDWLSKQLQ